A region of the Primulina eburnea isolate SZY01 chromosome 7, ASM2296580v1, whole genome shotgun sequence genome:
ATTAAAAAATGAAAGATATGGATTAATAGCATGATGAGATAAATAACATGGTGTTTggtataattttaaaatgatggattaattttgtaaattttattgtaatgacTAAAATTCCCCCAAGTgctaattaaacatatatttttaaaataattagataaataattaaatatttataattataatttacatttattaaaataaatttaaatatatttattaaaaataaatttgtaaatatatatttattttaataattaaaataacaataaTGTTATtgttaaataaagtttaataataattataatattattatttttttaaaataattataaatattcttaaaataatttgatagataattaaatatttataattagaatttatatttattaaaattaatttaaatatatttattaaaaatatatttgtaaatatacatttaattaataattaaaatagtaataatattttgaatattaattttattgttatatttattagaaatatattTGTAGATTGTGTCTTTTCAATAAAcgacaaaataatatttgacaTGGTATAAAATTGTGAGTGTTGACATGGAATAAGAAATAAGATGATAAAAATGTAATTTGATGAGTGTTGATAAGTCTATCTCACATGTTTTATTAGATTAATAATCAAATGATTATTCATAAATTTGggtcttaaaccgggtcaaagtGATTATTAAagtatcttaaaattttaaccaaaCATTAGATAAATGTTTGATTATTTATCTAACTTTGTTTAATCCACCCAACCAAATATATCTCGAAAatttttaagataaataaaagGATTGCAAAACCATACAACTACAATCCAATGGAATAACCagtttcaattttattattattattattattattattattattattatatcacAATGAGGTTGTGGTTTTTCTTTAACGTGATATTCATgtctttttccttcaaaaaatgTTTTAAGTTTCTACTCCAAAATAAGGATGTTGGCACAAAAAGTTTCATTTTCTATATTAGAACAATCTATTTCACTACTCCAAAATAGGGATGTTTCAATGAGGCCATCGATTTCGATTTTCAATAATGTAAGATTGTTGTAAATAGAATTTGTGTTAGGAATATGTACAACAGACTTAGAAAAGgtgaccttgttcaaatttgggAGAAAATGAGGTAATAAGAGTGTTTTAAAAAACGATAAGTGAACAATTACTTACGGCGTAACACCTAGACACCTAGacgtttttctttttaaagtatGGTCAGCAGCTTAATTTCATGTGATGGAGATATGGATTGTTTTGTGAAAGATTGATATATTATTACTCATACTGTATCCACGTGGAACATTGGCAGACATGTGTGAGACATCATATATGTATTGATAATTTGAAATGGTTTTCAAATCTTACAAAATTCTAGCTTTTATCCTCTTGGATGATCGTTTCTCCGGTTGGCTAAATACTGAAGAAAATTCTTTATTCAAAAACACTATATTAGCTCTTCATTCGAGGAGGATAGGAGAGAACATGTCGATTTCATCAAACATCAACTATTCCTAGTTCGGGGTCCTCATTGCTCTTCTTGTTGTGCTTTCGGGCATACATTTGGTTCTGGCTGGAGGACGTGAATGCTAGGAGCGTGAGCGGCTGACTGGCGACATCCAAGATAGAATACACAAATTTAACGGAAAGGACAAGTGAAGATCGAGagaagaaataaaaaataatattttttacgtAAGTGAGATATATCTCACATAgttaatgaattttttttgtaaaaatcattttttgacAATTGCAAATTCTTGCTTCAAGATTGTCTTTGTTACCAAGTCGTTAATTTACGAAATATCCATCATAGTGAGAAATAGAAAGGGCCGGGTTAAAATCGTACTTTCACCAAACCAAATCAAACAAATACCGTAGTGCCTCTCAGCGTGACAAAACACAAGAGGGCAAAAaagaaattggaaaaaaaatggTACAGGAAACACAGAAAATGGTCACCAAGGAGGAACCAGAGAATTCATCAACAAACAACGTAGGAGGGGAGGAATATGAGGCTGAAGAAGGGGAAATCGTTGCCGGAAATTCGGACGACGCGGAGGCCTTGAAGGCCATGGCGCCGCCGCCTCCGATGCATCCATTAGAACACGCATGGACCTTTTGGTACGATAACCCTTCTGCTAAGCAGAAACAGGCTGCTTGGGGAAGCTCGATGCGACCCATTTACACCTTCTCCACTGTTGAAGACTTCTGGAGGTACTTTCTTTTTTTGGATCTAATTGTATTGAAACAGTACCTTGTTTTTCAGCTATTCGTTGATTTACTTTTGATTTGTATTTGTGGCTGTTTTCTTTTGTGCGTTTATATGTTTATTAGATTTGTGTACTTTGACCTTCGAATTTACCTAATTGTCTACGAGGCATATCAAGTGAGTTAGGATTCAGAAGATGCGAAGCTTATTGTGTCTCTGTGGGTATCTATGGATTTATTTTTAAGCTCTATTGGGTGTGAAAGGAAAAATGGATCTCTCTTTACCATGcaccaaaaataaaagaaacaaATTTAGGGTGTAAAAGATGCTGTAGTTTGTTTTCGAATTCATCAACTGACGCTGTGACGCATCAAAAATCTAATTTTGTAATTCCTGATTCATATGCACATGAAGAGAATAGCTATTAAGTGTTACCCATGGTTGATAGTGAACCCTATAACTTGTAAAGAAGATGTGTGGGAAAATGAGTTTCCTGCCCCATAGCTTGGGATGTAGCCATCTTGGATTTTAACGCTCAGATACTAAATCTTCTGGAAACGGTACCTCTGTGTGTGTGTCCTTATGAGTTTTCTCCCTTTGGGTTGTAGGGATCGTTAAGGGGACATCTGTACTCTATTTCCTGGAGTTTTAGGGTCAGTTTTGCTACAAAAATTGGGAACTGCTGCAGTGACTAGCTTTGCTGTGGCATCGCCTCTGTGTCTGCgttctttttttatttatttatttttaatacgGCACTGACTGTTGTTTCTATTTAATTGCCAGAAAAATGGTATTGTTTTCTATGCTTCTGCTGTGGcaaagttttatttattttatttcttctcTAATTTTATGCTAATGAGTTGTGGCTTTCTTACCAAAGACTGATGCGGATTTTGAATTCCAAGTTGTCGAACTTCTGTTTTCATTGCATGTTCTGTCACGTGTATACGGCATTAATTTACTTTGTTTGGCTTGCAGCGTTTACAACAATATACATCATCCTAGTAAGTTGGTGGTTGGAGCGGACTTTTattgtttcaaaaataaaattgagcCAAAATGGGAGGATCCAGTTTGTGCCAACGGGGGAAAGTGGACTGCGAACTTTTCCAGGAGTAAATCTGACACGCCTTGGCTCTATACAGTAAGTTCTAGTCTCTTTTGATTTATGGTATTTGTTTCTTTAACTCATATGCAATATTttgttttctctcttttttcaaATTGTTTTGAATATGTCTGTCTAGTTGCTAGCAATGATTGGTGAGCAATTTGATTATGGAGATGAGATATGTGGAGCAGTTGTCAATGTTCGAATTAGGCAGGAGAAAATTTCTGTGTGGACAAAGAATGCTGCAAATGAAGCTGCTCAGGTTTGTTCGAGCATATGGAGTTTTCCATTATATCTTATCCGAGATATTATCGCCTTTCTTGTTCCTAAACTAATTTAGTGGAACCATCGCACAGAAGCCACATAAAAAGTATTTGACTGTAATAttctaaattttcaaaaatgcgATCTTCCTAGTGAGTAAGGCATTTTGTTGAATCTTTGACTCTTTATGATCATTAACTTCCATATGATTCCTCGTGATATTAGTATTTGGGGGCTACAAATGAAATCCTTGTTAGAATGTATAAAGCTGCCAGATTTTGAGTTACAAAGTATATACAGAAACTTGAAAGCTGAAACGAAATAGATCTCTCTCTGCATGTTTTTCCATACTTTAGTGTGATGGATATAGGTGGAACATTATAATTTTCATTGTCTATGCATTTCTTGTACGCTGTAATCCACTGCGTGTTTCTGAAATTTTCCAGCTGAGCATAGGAAAAcaatggaaggagtttctggATTATAACGATTCAATCGGTTTCATATTCCATGTAAGTTTTCCTAACTTTCATAGGCCAGGACTTGTtcggtaatttttttttatcttattaTGTTTTCCTCTGGATCGATAAGCAACTAGTTTTTTCAATGCAGGAGGAGGCAAAGAGGCTTGACCGAGCTGCCAAGAATCGTTATACTGTGTAGCTGTTACCTGCCGTACAAGCATCAAGAAGATGAAAAAGGTTGGTTAGATTTAGCGCTTAACGTGACCAGGGTCAGACCTTTTGTCCCTTCTGTCTTTAAATAGATAATATTTTGTCTTTGAATA
Encoded here:
- the LOC140836735 gene encoding eukaryotic translation initiation factor 4E-2-like codes for the protein MVQETQKMVTKEEPENSSTNNVGGEEYEAEEGEIVAGNSDDAEALKAMAPPPPMHPLEHAWTFWYDNPSAKQKQAAWGSSMRPIYTFSTVEDFWSVYNNIHHPSKLVVGADFYCFKNKIEPKWEDPVCANGGKWTANFSRSKSDTPWLYTLLAMIGEQFDYGDEICGAVVNVRIRQEKISVWTKNAANEAAQLSIGKQWKEFLDYNDSIGFIFHEEAKRLDRAAKNRYTV